CGTTTTGGGCGCCCTTCCTTCTCCTGCACCTTGGAGGCCCGGACAACATCACCGCATACTCCCTCGAGGACAACACGCTCTGGATGCGCCACTCGGTGGAGTCCATCCTTCAGGTGTTGGGAGCCGTGTATGTTCTCTACGAGCACATCGCGGACAAGGAGGCCAAGCTCCGGCTTGCCACCATCTTGATGCTCGCCATCGGTGTTATCAAGTACTGGGAGAGGATGTGCGCGCTTCGGGGGGGCAATCTGGACAGCATCCGAGGCTCCATCAAGAAGCAACCAGCTGCCATGCATGGACATTTCCACCCTCACGATGAAGTGTTGAAGTGTGGCGAGTTGGATGAGGAATCCCTTGTGCGACGAGCTCACTCGCTCTTTCACATATGCAAGCGTGCCATAGTTGACTATACGGTGATGGAAGATGATTCACACGGCCAAGACACCACTGAAATAATTCTCAAGGTCAATTTATGGCAATTGATGGAGATTGAGCTCTCCCTCATGTATGACATGTTGTACACCAAGGCACCTGTCATCCACACCTGCTTCGGCTACTTGCAGCGTCTAAGCTCGCCAGTCGCCATTCTCGCCTCACTGCTGCTGTTCAAGTTCATTGACATGGACGACCCCCGCCCAGTTGATGTGGTCATCACCTATATATTGTATGGTGGTGCCATGTTCATGGAGACGACATCGCTGGTGAACGCACTGGGCTCCTCTTGGACATTTGCCTTCCTGAGTACCACGAGAAGGCAATGGCTTCGATACACAGCTCTGTGCAATAAAAGGTGGGACCGGCTTAGGCGTGTTGTTGCATGCCTTCATCATCTTGTCAGGGTAGGAGGAGGTAGCCGATACAGATCAAGAAGCTGGACATATACCATGACTCAGTACAACATGCTGCACTTTTGCTCTGGCTCTGACAGTGCACTCACCAGGCCTCTGCTTGGCAGTTTGGCCAAAGTGGTGGGTCAAGATGAGCTTTGGAACAATGAGCATTACTCATGGGTTATTGACATGCCGGAGTATGTCCAAAAGTGTATCTCTGGACATATGCAGAATATGTACAATTGTGAAGATACCGGTGTCGGTGTGAACTCACTGGGAATGCTCAAGAACAGGTGGGGTGAGGAACCTCTGGCTCGCAAGGAGTTGCTCATAAAAGGCAGCATATTCAAAGACTCCCTCGGTGTTGAGTTCCAGGAATGCATCATCATCTGGCACATTGGCACTGATGTTTTCCTCGCCAAGAGCAAGGGAGCCAAAGAAGAGGAGGCACAGAGTGATGTGGAGGCGATCAAAATGATATCCAACTACATGATGTACCTTCTCGTGAAACAACCAGACATGCTGCCAGGCCTCCCCCAAAACAGGTTGTACCAACTGACCTGTCAAAGTCTCGAGAAACTCAAGACTCGTGGACATACAAAAATGAAAATCGGTGCTATGCTCAAGAATCTGTTTAGCCTTAAGGATGACCCCGATTCTATTTCCAGGGTCACGGACAGAGAGGACCTTGCAGAAAAACTATATGATGAGTATGACGGAAAAGGCTTCATCTACGATGCTCCTCGTCTCCCCTATGTGGTTAATCTTGTCAAGGAACTGCTAACAATGGAGGAGAATTGCACGGTTGACTTGGTACTGAAACTTGTCTTGGACGTGTGGATGGATATTCTTGTCTACGCAGGCAACAAATGCAGCAGGAAGTTCCATGCCGAGAAACTCAACAGTGGCGGTGAGTTGACAACCATCCTGTGGCTTATGTCAGAGCACTTCTACCACGTTTATGCGCAGGACCTGATCAAAGACAGCAAAAAGGAAACTGATGTAGCAGAAGACaccagtccccaagaagaagaagatgatgataacGTGTAGCACCCAACATCTTTGTATATTTTTTAACAATGTCTTTTGTATCCTCCAAGCTATATGAATTGTATCTTGCTGCGCTTCTTAAATAAAaacctcgatgatgaactcaaatCCAGCGGCTCCCTCTCCCTCTGGACGGAAAATTGAACAGGGGGTCTAATAAAAGAATCAGGGCCTCCCCCACCCCGCCCCTAGGATTCCTCGCACCGCCGGCGGCTCCCCCGCGCGCGtagccgccgccgcggccggagcCCGCAGCCGCTATCCCGCTCCCccacccctctccccctccctcccccataccccccgcgtcgcctccccgagcgagaCGACTAGGGGCTCCCTCCCCGTTCCCCTCCAGCACTCCCCCTCGCTCCtccttcctcccgccgccgcctgcgaGCGCTGCCCGGCCTTGCCCGcgtggtgctggcggcggcggatctgcCCTTCACCGCGCGTGGCCCCCCTGCTCGGGCAGCGGTGCCCTTCGGCCGGCGGTGGTACCGCGTGCCACGGTGGCTCTCGACGCGATGGTTTGGGCTCCATCTGGGTTGGGAGGGCCAGTGGCTCGGCGTTCGGCGGCGGCCCTCCCTGGTGGTGGCGAGGTAACGGCTGTCTGCAGGCGGTGAGGACTTCGTTGGTGGCAAGTTGCAGCATGGCGAGGCCCGACAAGTCCTCGTCGCCGCGTTCGGTCAGCTCCGCTGCGGCGGTGGAGGTTCTCCCCTCCCTCCGGCTAAGTTGTGGTCGTTCCCGTGGCTGATGTCTCCTTTCCCTCTCCACGTCTCGTGTTGGCAGCTCCAGAGAGGCGGCGAGGGTCGGTAACCGTGGTGGCACAGGCTAGTGGGCGACTGATGGGCTGGTGCATTTCGAGTGCCTGGAGTGGTGGTGTGGGTTGTGGATTGGGAGAAGTCTCTGTCGGCTTGTCCGGCACCAACATGGTGACGCCTGTGGGCGCCGTCGGACCTTCCTGAGGGGCGTAGGGTATATCCCTTCCCCACTACCCCCCGCacaccgggggaaaccctagaacttGTTCGGGCAACAACAGCGTTGTCGTCGCATCCCtttttgaaggtgttgcttggtgtgCGGTGCTTCGGAATGCTGGGAGCGTGGTGGTACTTCTTCGGAGGGTGCAGCTGTTGCCGGTTTTCCTTTCTTCGCTGATCTGCCGGTGTCGGCAtttatttctctttctttttcttgttttttccttTTGGGCTTATCTGTGCTACAGCCTCGGCGAGCTGGATGTATCGgatgtttgctttataatataaagcggaggGAAACCCTTTACTGTCAATAGAAATCTCGATTCATCGTATGGATTACCGTCGAGGTGTTTCGCGGTGTACTTAATAGTAGTATGGTAGTCACACATACATATATGTTTGTTTCTTTTGAAAATGAGGATatacccccggcctctacatctcagcgatgcatgcaaccattttattaattatttataaacaccttacaaagtaatactatagtaagcctgaagccatcatcttggcaaCACCTGTCgttactcctatccccttgatgaaggggTCCAGAATGTCCGAGccgaataccaaacagacatcgcaccaatgTCTAAAATCTAAAGCCgggtactgatacgtccattttgcatcatacttttatgttgatatttattgcattatgggctgttatttcatatTATGGTACAatgcttatgccttttctctcttattttacaagatttacatgaagagggagaatgccggcatctagaattctggaccggaaagaagcaaacctgagatacctattctgcacaactccaaatgtcctaaaattttacggagagttattttggaatatataaaaaatattgggcgaagaaactaccgaaggggacccaccaggtggccacaagcctggggggcgcgccctaccccccgggcttGTGCCCCCCTGGCCATcgtccgatgcccatcttctactatatgaaacgttttgacctggaaaaaatcataaggaagctttcgggacgaagtgccgccgtcttgaggcggaacctgggcagaagcaatctagggctccggtggagctattatgcaggggaaacttccctcctggagggggaaatcagagccatcatcatcactaacgatcctctcatcgagggagggtcaatcttcatcaacaaattcatcagcaccatctcatctcaaatcctagttcatctcttgtattcaatccttgtcccaaaacctcatattggtacttgtgggttgctagtagtgttgattactccttgtagttgatgctagttggtttatttggtggaagataatatgtttagatccttaatgatatttattacccctttgatcttgaacatgaattttctttgtgagtagttacttttgttccttaggacatgtg
This window of the Triticum aestivum cultivar Chinese Spring chromosome 5D, IWGSC CS RefSeq v2.1, whole genome shotgun sequence genome carries:
- the LOC123120685 gene encoding uncharacterized protein — its product is MTASPQDIWKNWSIQILVLFSLGCQITLFLCAGIRRRGGHPFRRSLLWLAYQLADFSATFALGHLSLTDAPREHVIVAFWAPFLLLHLGGPDNITAYSLEDNTLWMRHSVESILQVLGAVYVLYEHIADKEAKLRLATILMLAIGVIKYWERMCALRGGNLDSIRGSIKKQPAAMHGHFHPHDEVLKCGELDEESLVRRAHSLFHICKRAIVDYTVMEDDSHGQDTTEIILKVNLWQLMEIELSLMYDMLYTKAPVIHTCFGYLQRLSSPVAILASLLLFKFIDMDDPRPVDVVITYILYGGAMFMETTSLVNALGSSWTFAFLSTTRRQWLRYTALCNKRWDRLRRVVACLHHLVRVGGGSRYRSRSWTYTMTQYNMLHFCSGSDSALTRPLLGSLAKVVGQDELWNNEHYSWVIDMPEYVQKCISGHMQNMYNCEDTGVGVNSLGMLKNRWGEEPLARKELLIKGSIFKDSLGVEFQECIIIWHIGTDVFLAKSKGAKEEEAQSDVEAIKMISNYMMYLLVKQPDMLPGLPQNRLYQLTCQSLEKLKTRGHTKMKIGAMLKNLFSLKDDPDSISRVTDREDLAEKLYDEYDGKGFIYDAPRLPYVVNLVKELLTMEENCTVDLVLKLVLDVWMDILVYAGNKCSRKFHAEKLNSGGELTTILWLMSEHFYHVYAQDLIKDSKKETDVAEDTSPQEEEDDDNV